One segment of Bacillus alkalisoli DNA contains the following:
- the def gene encoding peptide deformylase, giving the protein MILKIVEYPNEVLETKCEQVDVFDKKLSKLLDNMYETMLEADGVGLAAPQIGITKQIAIVDIDDHNGRMDLINPIIVSAEGEQIGPEGCLSFPGLYGEVKRADYVKVKAQNKKGKLFEIEAKGFLARAILHEIDHLNGVLFTSKVTKYYEKDELQEG; this is encoded by the coding sequence ATGATCCTGAAAATAGTTGAATATCCAAATGAAGTACTAGAAACAAAATGCGAACAAGTAGATGTGTTTGATAAAAAATTAAGTAAGCTCTTGGATAATATGTACGAAACGATGTTAGAAGCAGACGGAGTTGGACTAGCTGCCCCCCAAATTGGTATTACAAAACAAATTGCTATTGTAGACATAGACGATCACAACGGGAGAATGGACTTAATTAATCCTATTATCGTGTCAGCAGAAGGAGAACAAATAGGACCGGAAGGATGTCTAAGTTTTCCCGGATTATACGGTGAAGTAAAAAGAGCAGACTATGTAAAAGTAAAAGCTCAAAATAAGAAAGGTAAATTGTTTGAAATAGAAGCAAAAGGCTTTTTAGCTAGAGCAATTTTGCATGAAATTGATCACTTAAATGGCGTGCTTTTTACGAGTAAAGTGACAAAGTATTATGAAAAAGATGAATTACAAGAAGGGTGA
- the fmt gene encoding methionyl-tRNA formyltransferase gives MKNIVFMGTPDFAVPVLQQLLKDNYNVIAVVTQPDRPKGRKKELTPPPVKVEALKQDIPVYQPEKIRLEEEYSKIIDLQPDLIVTAAFGQILPKALLEAPKYGCINVHASLLPKLRGGAPIHYSIIQGEKKTGVTIMYMVEKLDAGDILTQVEVDILEKDHVGTLHDKLSVVGSQLLSETLPKLFAGELTPIKQDESKVTFAYNIKREEEKIDWSNTGEEIYNHIRGMHPWPVAYTLQDEQVMKIWWGEKVHYDSKLAPGTIIQIENDGFIVKTGNNIAIKVTELQPSGKKRMSAEQYLNGAGASLKEGTQLGE, from the coding sequence ATGAAAAACATCGTTTTTATGGGAACGCCAGATTTTGCCGTACCAGTATTACAACAACTGTTGAAAGACAACTATAATGTTATTGCAGTCGTAACCCAACCAGATCGACCAAAAGGAAGAAAAAAAGAGTTAACACCTCCACCAGTTAAAGTAGAGGCGTTGAAGCAGGATATTCCGGTTTATCAACCTGAAAAAATTAGATTAGAAGAAGAGTATTCTAAAATTATTGATTTACAACCAGATTTAATTGTAACAGCAGCATTTGGGCAAATTTTACCAAAAGCTCTATTAGAAGCACCTAAATACGGTTGTATTAATGTACATGCATCCCTTTTACCGAAACTGCGTGGTGGTGCACCTATTCATTATTCTATTATTCAAGGTGAAAAGAAAACAGGCGTTACTATTATGTATATGGTAGAAAAATTGGACGCTGGTGATATTTTAACTCAAGTAGAAGTAGATATATTAGAAAAAGACCATGTAGGGACACTTCATGACAAATTAAGCGTCGTAGGTTCTCAATTATTATCAGAAACTCTTCCTAAACTATTCGCAGGAGAGTTAACGCCAATCAAGCAGGACGAATCAAAGGTAACATTTGCATATAACATAAAAAGAGAAGAAGAAAAAATTGACTGGTCCAATACGGGTGAGGAAATCTATAATCATATAAGAGGAATGCATCCTTGGCCTGTCGCTTACACATTACAGGATGAACAAGTCATGAAGATTTGGTGGGGCGAAAAAGTTCACTATGATAGCAAATTAGCTCCAGGTACAATTATCCAAATAGAAAATGATGGCTTTATCGTTAAAACTGGTAATAATATTGCTATTAAAGTTACCGAACTACAGCCTTCAGGGAAAAAACGTATGTCCGCTGAGCAATATTTAAATGGTGCAGGAGCATCACTTAAAGAGGGGACACAATTAGGAGAGTAA
- the rsgA gene encoding ribosome small subunit-dependent GTPase A: MPEGKIVKALSGFYYVLTSDGEVTQCRGRGIFRKNKVTPLVGDIVRFQAENQKEGYILEVSDRKNELVRPPIANIDQAILVFSAVEPSFSTVLLDRFLVLIESKGIEPIICISKMDLIEDEEEISKFAKYYREIGYNVILTSIKEPNELEIILPYLTDRVSVIAGQSGVGKSSLLNSLRPDLDLKTDDISTHLGRGKHTTRHVELLKINNGYVADTPGFSSLEFQEIEAEELKDYFPEFVKLSDDCKFRGCTHIKEPKCAVKNALENGEIATFRYDHYVSFLEEIKDRKPRY, encoded by the coding sequence ATGCCTGAAGGCAAGATTGTCAAAGCTTTAAGTGGTTTTTATTATGTTTTAACTAGTGATGGAGAAGTTACACAATGCCGAGGAAGAGGGATTTTTCGTAAAAATAAAGTAACTCCTCTTGTGGGCGACATTGTGCGATTTCAAGCAGAAAATCAAAAAGAAGGCTACATCTTAGAAGTATCAGATCGGAAAAATGAACTTGTTAGACCTCCTATTGCTAATATAGATCAAGCGATTTTAGTGTTTTCAGCGGTAGAACCAAGTTTTAGTACAGTACTGTTGGATAGATTTTTAGTGTTAATTGAATCAAAAGGAATTGAGCCAATCATTTGTATTTCTAAAATGGACTTAATTGAAGACGAGGAAGAAATTTCGAAATTTGCAAAGTATTATAGAGAAATTGGATACAATGTAATTCTTACTTCCATTAAAGAACCAAATGAATTGGAAATAATACTACCATATTTAACAGACAGAGTTTCCGTTATTGCCGGTCAATCAGGTGTTGGAAAATCGTCACTACTAAACAGTCTTCGACCAGATTTAGACTTAAAAACAGATGATATTTCTACACACTTAGGTAGGGGAAAACATACAACAAGGCATGTAGAGCTACTAAAGATAAATAATGGATATGTTGCGGATACTCCAGGTTTTAGTTCTTTAGAATTTCAAGAAATCGAAGCGGAAGAACTAAAAGATTATTTTCCAGAGTTTGTAAAATTAAGTGATGATTGTAAGTTTAGAGGCTGTACACATATAAAAGAACCAAAGTGTGCCGTGAAAAATGCTTTGGAAAATGGTGAAATAGCAACCTTTAGATATGATCATTATGTAAGTTTTTTAGAAGAAATTAAAGATAGAAAGCCGAGGTACTGA
- the rpmB gene encoding 50S ribosomal protein L28 produces MARKCVITGKKTSSGNARSHAMNATKRTWGANLQKVRILVDGKPKRVYVSARALKSGKVERV; encoded by the coding sequence ATGGCACGCAAATGTGTAATCACAGGAAAGAAAACTAGTTCTGGTAATGCACGTTCTCACGCGATGAACGCTACTAAACGTACTTGGGGTGCTAACCTTCAAAAAGTACGCATCTTAGTTGATGGTAAACCAAAACGTGTTTATGTATCTGCTAGAGCATTAAAATCAGGTAAAGTTGAGCGCGTATAA
- a CDS encoding Stp1/IreP family PP2C-type Ser/Thr phosphatase — protein MNSVFLTDIGRIRSHNEDNGGIFVNKDNEVLAVVCDGMGGHQAGDIASAKAVEQIKTLWEETSNISSPDHAEVWLTETISQVNSEINLYANKNGDCYGMGTTVVAAVCGDSFLSIAHVGDSRGYITMNENLKQLTDDHSFVYELVKSGQITKEDAEFHPRKNVLLQALGTDSHVKVDVKTIAVDEDSTLLLCSDGLTNKLNDRTIFEVLQHAEMTLGEKAEKLISIANENGGEDNITVAIVELSVTEIERG, from the coding sequence ATGAATAGTGTCTTTTTAACAGATATAGGGAGAATTCGTTCACACAATGAAGATAATGGGGGAATCTTTGTTAATAAAGACAATGAAGTGTTAGCAGTAGTATGTGATGGGATGGGGGGCCATCAAGCTGGTGATATTGCTAGTGCAAAGGCTGTAGAGCAAATAAAAACACTTTGGGAAGAAACATCCAACATCTCTTCACCAGATCATGCTGAAGTCTGGTTGACAGAAACAATTAGTCAAGTTAATAGTGAAATAAATTTATATGCCAATAAAAACGGTGACTGTTATGGAATGGGTACCACGGTTGTAGCGGCAGTTTGCGGAGATTCCTTTTTATCTATTGCTCATGTTGGAGATAGTAGAGGGTATATAACGATGAATGAAAACCTTAAACAGTTAACAGATGACCACTCTTTCGTATACGAACTTGTAAAGAGTGGTCAAATTACAAAAGAAGATGCAGAATTTCATCCTCGAAAAAATGTGTTATTACAAGCTTTAGGTACGGATAGTCATGTTAAAGTTGATGTCAAAACAATTGCAGTAGACGAAGATAGCACTCTGTTATTATGTTCGGATGGATTAACGAACAAGTTGAATGATAGGACAATATTTGAGGTCCTCCAGCATGCGGAAATGACATTAGGAGAAAAAGCAGAGAAATTAATTTCTATAGCAAATGAAAATGGTGGAGAGGACAACATTACTGTTGCAATTGTAGAACTATCTGTCACCGAAATAGAAAGAGGGTGA
- a CDS encoding Asp23/Gls24 family envelope stress response protein — protein MSIELKTSYGQIDISNDVIATIAGGAAVDCYGIVGMASKSQIKDGLSEILRKENFTKGVIVRQEEDHLHIDMYIIVSYGTKISEIAHNVQTKVKYTLNQTLGLSVDSLNIYVQGVRVTNP, from the coding sequence ATGTCCATCGAACTAAAAACATCTTATGGTCAAATAGATATTTCGAATGATGTTATTGCTACAATTGCTGGAGGAGCTGCTGTTGATTGTTACGGTATTGTAGGGATGGCTTCAAAAAGTCAAATTAAAGATGGTTTATCTGAGATTTTACGAAAAGAGAATTTCACAAAAGGAGTAATCGTTCGACAAGAGGAAGATCACTTACATATTGATATGTACATTATAGTTAGCTATGGAACGAAAATTTCTGAAATTGCTCACAATGTACAAACAAAGGTCAAGTATACACTAAACCAAACACTTGGTTTATCTGTGGATTCACTAA
- the rsmB gene encoding 16S rRNA (cytosine(967)-C(5))-methyltransferase RsmB, with protein sequence MKNVRELALEALLSVEKNQAYSNLLLNNYLDKKQMSKKDAGLFTEIVYGTIQRKLTLDYYLQPFIEKQKKMQDWVKVLLRLSLYQMLYLDRVPERAIIHEAVEIAKSRGHKGIAGVVNGVLRSIQRNGVASLAEITDPIERISISSSHPKWLVEKWVTQYGVEKTEAMCLSNLQSPYQTARVNEVKGTVDEVIVKLESEGFEVRRGDLSPFSILCLKGNLAHSILFKEGYFTIQDESSMLVAPTLNVSENDFVYDSCAAPGGKSTHIAELLKGTGKVIASDLHKHKIELIKEQTLRLSLNNIETKVLDSRKATENFKEESFDKVLIDAPCSGFGVIRRKPDLKYTKTMQDVNQLAKIQLDILSEVAPLVKKGGTLVYSTCTIDKEENEEVVHAFLKLREDFTLDEDLKQYIPQKAKEYVNNGMLQLLPHYFNTDGFFIARLKRQV encoded by the coding sequence ATGAAAAACGTTAGAGAATTAGCATTAGAAGCACTTCTAAGTGTGGAAAAGAATCAAGCATATAGTAATCTACTGTTAAACAATTATCTCGATAAAAAGCAAATGTCAAAAAAAGATGCTGGGCTTTTTACTGAAATCGTTTATGGAACAATCCAACGAAAGTTAACGTTAGATTATTATTTACAACCATTTATTGAAAAACAAAAGAAAATGCAAGACTGGGTAAAAGTATTGTTACGGCTTTCCCTATACCAGATGCTTTATTTAGACAGAGTGCCTGAACGTGCGATTATTCATGAAGCGGTAGAAATTGCAAAATCCAGAGGGCATAAAGGAATTGCTGGAGTTGTAAATGGGGTATTACGTTCCATCCAACGAAATGGAGTAGCAAGTTTAGCAGAAATTACAGATCCGATAGAACGAATATCCATTTCTTCCAGTCACCCAAAGTGGCTTGTTGAAAAATGGGTGACCCAATATGGCGTTGAAAAAACGGAAGCAATGTGTTTATCCAATTTACAATCGCCATATCAAACTGCAAGGGTAAATGAAGTCAAAGGTACTGTTGATGAAGTTATCGTCAAATTAGAATCTGAAGGTTTTGAAGTTAGACGTGGTGACCTTTCTCCATTTTCAATTCTTTGTCTAAAGGGAAATTTAGCTCATTCAATCCTATTTAAAGAAGGTTATTTTACGATTCAAGACGAAAGTTCGATGTTAGTAGCTCCAACTTTAAATGTTTCTGAAAATGATTTTGTTTACGACAGTTGTGCAGCACCTGGAGGAAAGTCCACACATATTGCCGAATTATTAAAAGGTACAGGGAAAGTGATCGCTTCTGACCTTCATAAACATAAAATCGAGTTAATTAAAGAACAAACATTACGTCTTTCCTTAAACAATATTGAAACGAAAGTTTTAGATAGTAGAAAAGCTACTGAAAATTTCAAAGAAGAAAGTTTTGACAAAGTGTTAATTGATGCCCCATGTTCTGGTTTTGGAGTAATAAGAAGAAAACCAGACTTGAAATATACGAAGACGATGCAAGACGTGAACCAATTAGCGAAAATTCAACTAGATATATTATCCGAAGTTGCTCCATTAGTAAAAAAAGGTGGAACGTTAGTATATAGTACATGTACAATTGATAAAGAAGAAAACGAAGAAGTTGTACATGCGTTTTTAAAATTAAGAGAAGACTTTACGTTGGATGAAGATTTAAAACAATACATTCCACAAAAAGCTAAGGAATATGTAAACAATGGAATGTTGCAATTATTGCCACATTATTTCAATACAGATGGTTTCTTTATAGCTAGACTTAAAAGGCAGGTGTAA
- the rpe gene encoding ribulose-phosphate 3-epimerase: MIKIAPSILSANFATLGEEIKDVELGGADYIHVDVMDGHFVPNITIGPLIVDAIKPITNLPLDVHLMIDNPDQFIPAFAKAGADIISVHVEACRHLHRTIQLIKSHGVKAGVVLNPATPVSMIKHIIHEVDLVLLMTVNPGFGGQAFIPEVLPKIKEVATLVKENGLSVEIEVDGGVNEETGKLCVEAGANVLVAGSAVYNKQDRKAAIEAIRHSSL, translated from the coding sequence ATGATAAAAATCGCACCTTCCATTCTCTCTGCTAATTTTGCTACATTAGGTGAAGAAATAAAAGATGTAGAATTAGGGGGAGCGGATTACATTCATGTTGATGTGATGGATGGGCATTTTGTTCCTAATATTACAATCGGCCCGTTAATTGTAGACGCAATAAAGCCAATAACTAACTTGCCGTTAGATGTGCATCTTATGATCGATAACCCGGATCAATTTATCCCAGCTTTCGCCAAAGCTGGGGCAGATATTATTTCTGTTCATGTAGAGGCATGTCGTCATCTTCATCGTACTATTCAACTAATAAAATCTCATGGAGTAAAAGCAGGAGTTGTACTGAACCCTGCAACACCTGTCTCTATGATAAAACATATTATTCATGAAGTGGATTTAGTTTTATTAATGACTGTAAATCCTGGGTTTGGTGGCCAAGCGTTTATTCCAGAAGTATTACCAAAAATTAAAGAAGTAGCTACATTAGTAAAAGAAAACGGTTTATCTGTTGAAATAGAAGTAGACGGTGGAGTGAACGAAGAAACGGGTAAGCTTTGTGTGGAAGCGGGAGCGAATGTATTAGTAGCAGGCTCAGCCGTTTACAATAAACAAGATCGTAAGGCTGCAATAGAAGCCATTAGACACTCTTCTTTATAG
- the pknB gene encoding Stk1 family PASTA domain-containing Ser/Thr kinase produces the protein MLIGKRLNGRYKILEVIGGGGMATVYLAHDMILARDVAVKVLRLDFANDDEFIRRFRREAQSATSLDHPNIVSIYDIGEEDDIYYIVMEHVSGKTLKQYIQQHPVISMEKIVSIMKQLTSAIAHAHENGIIHRDIKPQNILLDHYGNIKVTDFGIAMALSSTTITQTNSLLGSVHYLSPEQARGGLATKKSDVYALGIVLFELLTGTLPFSGESAVSIALKHLQSDTPSPRKWNRDIPQSLENVVLKSMAKDAFHRYDSVEEMHEDITTALNPERFNEPKFVVPMDDGEATKAIPILKGIGEVALTENTITKVTPAPVQKAEKEQNPKKKKAKKFFIILSTILILLVAGTIAAFAFLPSLLLPKDVEIPDVATLEYEEAVEALKDHGFIIDETIDEPNDEIEENHVIRTRPRAGQLVKEGTPVTIFRSVGKEKAEMEDYRTYSEDDARRRLALRGLTQIEVDSVFSEDVSEGIVMNQDPLPGTLIIPDDTIVTLTISKGSSPITLNNYEGSTIVFAQNHLAELDLALHVNEEFSDEFPVGNIIKQDPAPNSQVKKGDLITLTVSKGPEMLDKTTTIDLVIPYEADEEGVEQTVQIFIDDLNHNSDRPFETFKITENTPHTISITVAYKGSARYAVLVDDKEVDKGIIEYDDLE, from the coding sequence ATGTTAATTGGAAAAAGATTGAACGGTCGCTATAAAATATTGGAAGTTATTGGTGGCGGTGGAATGGCCACGGTTTATTTAGCTCACGATATGATTTTAGCTAGAGACGTTGCTGTTAAAGTGTTAAGGTTAGATTTTGCTAATGATGATGAATTTATTCGTCGTTTTCGACGTGAAGCTCAGTCTGCTACAAGTCTTGATCATCCAAATATTGTTAGTATTTACGATATTGGAGAAGAAGATGACATTTATTATATTGTCATGGAGCATGTTTCAGGAAAAACATTAAAACAATACATACAACAACACCCAGTTATATCAATGGAAAAAATTGTTTCTATTATGAAGCAATTAACTTCAGCGATTGCGCATGCCCATGAGAACGGTATTATTCATAGAGATATTAAACCGCAAAATATATTGCTCGATCATTATGGGAATATTAAAGTAACAGACTTTGGTATTGCCATGGCTTTGAGTTCAACTACCATTACCCAAACGAATTCTTTACTTGGTTCTGTTCATTATCTATCTCCTGAACAGGCAAGAGGTGGACTAGCTACTAAAAAATCAGATGTATATGCACTAGGTATTGTTTTGTTCGAGTTGTTAACAGGAACATTACCATTCTCAGGAGAATCAGCCGTCTCGATTGCCCTGAAACATTTACAATCTGATACACCTTCACCGAGAAAATGGAACCGTGATATTCCGCAAAGCTTAGAAAATGTTGTTTTAAAGTCTATGGCAAAAGATGCCTTCCACCGTTATGATTCAGTGGAAGAAATGCATGAAGATATTACGACAGCATTAAATCCAGAACGATTTAATGAACCGAAGTTTGTAGTACCTATGGATGACGGTGAAGCAACAAAAGCAATTCCTATTTTAAAGGGGATTGGTGAAGTAGCACTAACAGAAAATACAATAACGAAAGTAACTCCTGCTCCAGTACAAAAAGCAGAGAAGGAACAGAACCCGAAGAAAAAAAAGGCTAAAAAATTCTTCATTATTTTAAGCACTATATTGATATTATTAGTGGCTGGTACCATTGCAGCATTTGCTTTTTTACCATCTTTACTATTACCAAAAGACGTTGAAATTCCTGACGTAGCGACACTGGAATATGAAGAAGCGGTTGAAGCTTTAAAAGATCATGGATTTATTATCGATGAAACGATAGATGAGCCTAATGACGAAATCGAAGAAAATCATGTAATTCGAACGAGACCTAGAGCTGGCCAATTAGTTAAAGAAGGTACTCCAGTAACTATCTTTAGAAGTGTTGGAAAAGAAAAAGCGGAAATGGAAGACTATAGAACATATTCCGAAGATGATGCGAGAAGGAGACTTGCATTAAGAGGTCTTACTCAGATTGAAGTGGATAGTGTATTTTCTGAAGATGTATCCGAAGGAATTGTTATGAATCAAGATCCATTACCAGGAACATTAATCATTCCAGATGACACCATTGTAACATTAACAATATCAAAGGGTTCCAGTCCAATTACGTTAAATAATTACGAAGGATCCACAATTGTTTTTGCCCAAAATCATTTAGCTGAATTGGATTTAGCTTTACATGTTAACGAAGAGTTTAGCGATGAATTTCCAGTTGGGAATATAATAAAACAAGACCCAGCTCCTAACTCACAAGTTAAAAAAGGCGATCTTATCACATTAACTGTTTCAAAAGGACCGGAAATGTTAGATAAGACGACTACTATTGATTTAGTTATTCCTTATGAAGCTGATGAAGAAGGCGTAGAGCAAACTGTACAGATTTTCATAGATGACTTAAACCATAATTCAGATCGTCCTTTTGAAACGTTTAAGATTACTGAAAATACTCCTCATACTATTTCTATTACAGTTGCTTACAAAGGATCGGCTAGGTATGCAGTATTAGTAGATGATAAAGAAGTAGATAAAGGTATAATTGAGTACGATGATTTGGAGTAA
- a CDS encoding thiamine diphosphokinase: MIIHLVAGGPTEYIPNLKQWKDEESVTWVGIDKGVQFLLEAGIIPKKAFGDFDSVTKKELAQLSKELPDLSIFPSEKNEIDSELGMNWALEQGPTKIRMFGVTGGRLDHFFGNVQLLINSLEKFQCKVEIIDKQNIIYLESPGTYHISKLEAFRYVSFVPITKEVKKLTLKGFKYELLERDISWGETLCISNELILNSSTFSFIEGILMVIRSSDNKLN, from the coding sequence ATGATTATCCATTTAGTTGCAGGAGGACCTACTGAATATATCCCAAATTTGAAGCAGTGGAAAGATGAAGAAAGTGTAACATGGGTTGGTATTGATAAAGGTGTACAATTTTTACTAGAGGCAGGTATAATTCCGAAAAAAGCTTTTGGTGATTTTGACTCTGTCACAAAAAAGGAATTAGCTCAATTGTCAAAAGAACTACCTGATCTTTCTATATTTCCTAGTGAAAAAAATGAAATTGACTCTGAGTTAGGGATGAATTGGGCATTAGAGCAAGGGCCAACGAAAATAAGGATGTTTGGTGTTACAGGGGGAAGGTTAGATCACTTCTTTGGAAATGTTCAACTACTTATTAATAGCTTAGAAAAGTTTCAATGCAAAGTAGAGATTATTGATAAACAAAATATCATTTATTTAGAGAGTCCGGGTACTTATCACATTTCTAAATTAGAGGCTTTTAGATACGTTTCATTTGTCCCAATAACGAAGGAAGTAAAAAAACTTACTTTAAAAGGATTCAAGTATGAATTATTAGAAAGAGATATCTCATGGGGGGAAACTCTTTGTATTAGTAATGAACTCATTTTGAATTCTAGTACTTTTTCCTTTATAGAAGGCATATTAATGGTGATAAGAAGTAGTGATAATAAACTGAATTAA
- the spoVM gene encoding stage V sporulation protein SpoVM, with amino-acid sequence MKFYTIKLPRFLGGLIKVMIGSFKKD; translated from the coding sequence ATGAAATTTTACACGATTAAACTTCCGAGGTTTCTAGGTGGACTAATAAAAGTAATGATTGGTTCGTTCAAGAAAGATTAA
- the rlmN gene encoding 23S rRNA (adenine(2503)-C(2))-methyltransferase RlmN, with product MEQNTTSEKTNVELKKNPSIYSLQLHELEEWLVSQGEKKFRGKQIFEWLYQKRVTTFEDMTNLSKTLRDKLADHFVLTTLKTIIQQTSADGTIKFLFELHDGYSIETVLMRHEYGNSVCVTTQVGCRIGCTFCASTLGGLKRNLEAGEIVAQVVKVQQAVDEMNERVSHVVIMGIGEPFDNYDEMLSFLKIINHDDALNIGARHITVSTSGIIPKIYKFADENMQINFAISLHAPNNEIRSRLMPINKAYKLPELMEAVRYYINKTGRRISFEYGLFGGVNDQVEHAEELARLVKGVKCHINLIPVNYVPERDYVRTPKEQIFDFEKTLKKYGVNVTIRREQGHDIDAACGQLRAKERKEETR from the coding sequence ATGGAACAAAATACAACAAGTGAAAAAACAAATGTAGAACTAAAGAAAAACCCGTCCATCTACTCTTTACAATTACACGAATTAGAAGAGTGGTTAGTCTCTCAAGGAGAGAAAAAATTTAGAGGTAAGCAAATTTTTGAATGGCTATATCAAAAACGTGTTACAACGTTTGAAGACATGACGAATTTATCTAAAACTTTACGTGATAAGCTAGCAGATCACTTTGTTTTAACAACATTAAAAACGATTATTCAACAAACTTCAGCTGATGGCACGATTAAATTTCTATTTGAGCTTCACGATGGGTATTCGATTGAAACGGTGCTAATGAGGCATGAATACGGCAATTCTGTTTGTGTAACGACTCAAGTCGGCTGTAGAATTGGTTGTACTTTCTGTGCTTCCACTCTTGGAGGACTAAAACGGAACTTAGAAGCAGGAGAAATTGTTGCTCAAGTTGTAAAAGTTCAACAAGCAGTAGACGAAATGAATGAACGTGTAAGTCATGTTGTTATTATGGGTATTGGTGAACCATTTGATAACTATGACGAAATGCTTAGCTTCTTGAAAATTATTAACCATGATGATGCTTTAAACATTGGTGCTCGTCATATTACTGTATCTACAAGCGGAATTATTCCGAAAATTTATAAGTTCGCAGATGAAAATATGCAAATTAACTTTGCAATTTCTTTACATGCGCCTAATAATGAAATTCGTTCAAGATTAATGCCTATTAACAAAGCGTATAAACTTCCTGAATTGATGGAAGCTGTACGATATTATATTAATAAAACAGGTCGTAGAATTAGTTTTGAATATGGTTTGTTCGGTGGAGTTAATGATCAAGTGGAACATGCAGAAGAACTGGCAAGACTTGTTAAAGGTGTAAAATGTCATATCAACTTAATTCCAGTTAACTATGTACCAGAGCGAGACTATGTAAGAACACCGAAAGAGCAAATTTTTGATTTCGAAAAGACATTAAAAAAATATGGTGTAAACGTAACGATTCGTCGTGAGCAAGGTCATGACATTGATGCTGCTTGTGGTCAGCTAAGGGCGAAGGAGCGTAAAGAAGAAACGAGGTGA